A segment of the Sulfurovum indicum genome:
TTAAAAAAGATGGTGCTAGCATCTGCTCCATGGGAATGAGCGGAGACTACGAACTGGCGATCAAATGCGGATCGAATATGGTAAGGATCGGATCGGCACTGTTTAAATAAAGTTTAGGAGAGATTGTCTGTACAATCTTTTCAATCTCTGATCCTTGGTAGTTACTTCATATGATCAGGAAGCTTTTTGAATTTGACAGACTTTACAGACCCCATAAAGGTTCACCTGTCGTTTATTGAGCCTGAAATGCTCCTGCTGGCTCAGTTGATGAAAAATTTTGTCAGTGATATCAAGGCACATCTTGTCTTCCACATCACCACACTCTGTACATATCAAATGTATATGATCAACTTTTGACAATTCATACTTTGGCTTTTTACCAACAATCGGAACTTCTACCAATACACCTTTTTCTTTCATAAGAATAATATTTTTGTAAATGGTAGCCAGAGAAAGAGAGGGGTGGACTTTGATGACCTCTTCGTAAATATCTTCTACAGACATGTGACCGTTCTTATCTACGACTCCAAGAATGTTCATACGCTGAAATGTCGCTTTAAGGCTGCTCTCCTTAAGAAGCTGTGCATAATCTGTCATTTTAATCCTTTTAATACATATAAAAGTCTACGATATTATAAATTTTTATATGCATTTGATAATAAAAGGCAGGAGACCCCACCTTTCATAAAAAAGCTTACAGCTCCTCTGCGTGTTTTGCAAGATATTCTGCAACACCTTCTGCATCAGGCTTCATTGCCTCATCACCTTTTTGCCAACCTGCAGGACATACTTCGCCATACTCGTTAGTAAATTGCATTGCATCGATCATTCTAAGCATTTCATCTACATTTCTACCGAGTGGAAGATCGTTGATAACTGCATGTCTTACTGTTCCGTCTGTATCGATAAGGAAAGAACCTCTCAGTGCAACAGCCTCATCAAGAAGTACATCGAAATCTCTTGATATTTGTTTTGTAAGGTCAGCAACCAATGGGAAGTTGATACGACCGATACCCCCCTTCTCTACCGGAGTCTCTCTCCATGCAAAGTGAGAGAACTGACTGTCTACAGAGACACCGATAACATTTACGCCTCTCTCCTGGAACTCATTGTATCTGTGAGAAAAAGCAATGATCTCAGATGGACATACGAATGTAAAATCAAGCGGATAGAAGAAAACTACTGTACCCTTTTCTCCAAAGTTTTGGTAAAGGTTGAAGTCTTCTACGATTGATCCGTCAGCGAGTACTGCTGTTGCTGTAAAATCCGGTGCTTTGTTTGTTACTAACATGTTTTTCCTTAATGATAATTTTTATTACTTGAAAATTTTATCACAATATCTTTAAACTCTTATTAATAATGAAGGGAAATCAGGTACAAAAAGCCTTTTTTATCGTCACTACTATTCTGTACCTGCTGTTTAACCCTGTATAACCGGACTAAAACGGCAATAGACCAAACTTTTTTATAAAAGTTTCATCTATATCAATCAACCCTTTTTGCTGCAGTCTGTCAAGCACCTCTTTCGTACAAAACGTATCACCTGGCCATTCACGTTTATATCCATCCATTGAATTCTTGTTTGTCGCATCGATCGCAATAAAGCCTTTGAGCTTAACATCACGCTGGGCATCAATATTATTTACTACACGCCAAATAAGCATATAGGGGTCTGTAATATCATTATTGGCTTGATCTACAATAACAAGTACTTTGAGATGGGATTTGAGAACTTTAAGTTCTTTTATGAGCTCACGCATAGAACGCTCTTTTTTCACAGCAATGACACAGACAGGGTTTCTGGTATGAATCATATACTGTTTAAGCGCAACGATATTACTGTCTATTTGCTGCATCTTTGCTAAAAGCTCAGAATCATCAAGCAGAGCTTCCATCCCGCTTTCTACTTCATCACCTGTTGCATCGATACCCAGTTTTCCACCAACAAACTGCTTTTTGGATGAGTGGTCCAAATGATCGACGATCCCCTGGGTAATAAGTATTTTACTTTTATCCAGTCTATTCAGAATATATTTGACAAGCTCTTCAAAATCTTCCAGTTCAGGTGCATCTTCTGCTACAAAAACTGCATGCTTGACAAAGCTCATCTGTCCTACACCCCAGAATGCATGCATGAACTGCTGAGCATGCCCCGGATAGAGTGTTTTCATCTTGGCAAGAATAAGGTTGTGAAAAACACCGTTTTCCGGCATATTGTAATCGATAAGATCAGGAGCCATCGGTTTTAGCATCGGCAGAAATACCCGTTCGGTCGCCCACCCCATATATTTATCCTCAAGCGGTGGCTTCCCTACAACTGTTGCGGCAAAGACCGGCTCTTTTTTCATGGTAATGGTCTCTACTTCCATAACGGGGAACGGCTCTTTGAGTGTATAGTACCCGGTATGATCACCGAACGGTCCTTCTATCTCCATCTTTTCCGGATCAACAAAACCTTCAATAACAATATCTACATCTCTTGGAATGTAAATATCGTTGGTGATCGACTTGACAAGCTGAGCATTTTTGTTCCTTACGAAACCATAAAGAAGCATTTCAAACATTCCATGCGGCATCGGTGCCTGCCCACACCAAATATAGAGCGGATCTCCACCGATAGCAACGGTCACAGGCATCTTCTTGCCGGCTCTTTGGTACTGGTCAAAAAAGTGTGAGGCATCTTTATGGATCTGCCAGTGCATTCCCAGTCTGTTACTGTCATACTGCTGCAAACGGTACATACCGAGGTTCTGCATTGAACCATCCAGACTCTGGGTATAGACCTGTCCCATTGTAATGAATGGGCCTCCATCCTCTTCCCATGTTTTTAGAACAGGCAATCTGTCAAGATCAACCTCTTCTTTTGGAATAATGATCTCCTGACACTCTCCTCTGAACTTCAAACGTTTGGGAAAGACATTTTTGAGTGAAAAGAGTTTGGGAACCATAGCAAGTTTCGCTTTGAAAGTCTTAGGCGGTTTCAGCTTGAGAAGTTCACCAATCCCTTCTGCCACCTCATCAGGATGTTTGTCAAAGATCTTCTCTGTGATCTCCTTGTTGGCAAAGATATTCATGAGTACAGGCATATCATACTCTATGCCTTTTGCTTTGTTGACCGGTTTTGTAAACAATATTGGCCGTGAATCTTCTTTTTTGACCTCTATGTACGCCACATGCGGAATCTCAAGCTCCACATCGAGCGCTTCGTCAATGATCTTTAAATTGCCGTTGTCTTTGAGCCACTGGATGACATCCTGCATACTGTTCCCCTGTATAAATATAGGGAAGATTATAGCGAAAAAGGAGTTATAGACTTATGGGCACCTCTAATAACCCCATACGCCCATAATGGGTTTTGCAGATGTGAGATTTTGCAAGAGGCTTTCAAGTCCTAGCCAAAGCTAAGACGATGGAAGCATCTTGTGAAAGATCGCGTCTGCAAAGCCCACCCTTTGGGCAATGCCGGCTTTGCCCTATACGGCGTTACACTTTTTCGACTTAGCTACGGCTAGGTCTGTAAAGTGTGCCTTGCCTAGAACAAAGCCGGCAATGTTATGAGCATATGGGGTTATTAGAGGTGCCCTTATACTGATCCTTGAAAAACAGATACGATACAGCTATACTTTACTCTGCGGTAAAGTATTACAGCCTCTCCGGCATCTCATCTTTAAAGGCACTCTTCTCAGCATTTTCAAGAATATCAAGCGCACCTTTTTCTATCATGTTCTGGGCCAGCTGGTCACCGATAATATCAGCTTCATCAAGCGGTGCAGTAAGATATTCATGGAGAATGTGCGTACCGTCAGGATAGCCGATCATCGCTCTGACAGAAAGAGTCTGAGCCTCCTCATCGATAGTAGCATTAACAGCAACCGGTGCGGAACAGCCTGCTCCAATAACAGAGATGAAGTCACGCTCTACTTTGGTACAGATAAAAGTCGGCTCATGGTTCAAGCTCATAGCGATCTCTCTAACTCTGTCGTTGTTCGCCACTATCTCTATGCCAAGTGCCGCCTGTCCCATTGGTGGGATGAAAAAATCAAGCTTTTCTGTATACGGAATATCTTTTAGCAGATCAAGTCTTTTAAGACCTATATAGGCAAGAATAATCGCATCATACTGTCCCTCTTTCAGTTTTCGCAAACGCGTATTGACATTGCCTCTGAGGTCTTTAACCTTAAGATCAGGGCGCTTCTCAAGCAGTTGCATACGGCGTCTGAGACTTGTTGTTCCTACTACTGCACCTTCAGGAAGTTCATCGAGGCTTTTATAGGTATGGGATAAAAAAACATCACTCTGGTCCTGACGCTCTGTAATGGCACAAAGTTCCAACCCTTCAGGGATGTAAGTCGGTACATCTTTAAGTGAGTGTACTGCCAGATGTGCATTTCCCGCAAGCATCTCATCTTCAAGTTCTTTTGTAAAGTGCCCTTTACCTCCAACCAGTGCCAGCGGTCTGTCAAGGATCCTGTCCCCTTTTGAAGTGATCTCATTAAGCTTAACCGTAATCTCCGGGAAATCTCTCTCTATTCTCTCTTTAATGTGATACGCCTGCCAGAGTGCCAATGCACTCGCGCGTGTTGCAATGATCAGTGTTTCCAACAATATTCTCCCTTCCTCGTGCGTTTGGAACCGCTTCCACCATACAAAAGGAGCTTTTTAGAATGAATAGCATACCAACACTCTTCACTCTTCACTCCTCACTTGTAAGAAGTTTACTTTACAAGCTTCTTGTATCCGTCTCTCATCTTATCCCACTGGCCGTCAATATAGACTGTCGGTGTACCATTAACCATCATTCTTCCTGCTGCTGATTCATCTGCCTTCATCGCATCTTTAACCTCTTTGGCATCGATCTTCGCAGCAGTGATCTCATATCCTGTCTGTTTCTTGATTGCTGAAAGTACTTTTTTTGTATCCTTCTCATTAGGACTGATCTTCAGTGTATACATCTTTTCAACAATATCTGTTTTACCCTCTTTTTGCGCTACATGCATCACACGTGTCAAAATATCTGAAACGGGGTGGATTCTTCTTAACGGAAGATGATAATAATACACTGAGATCACCTCAGGATGCTCTTTGGCCGCTTTAAAAATTTCAGGTACTACTTCCTGGCAAAAAGGACACATCGGGTCTGAAAATACCAATATCTTGTGCTTGGCATCTTTATTCCCGAAAAGAAGATGTGCATCATCATATATCGTTTCAGGTACGGTCGGTTTGATCTCATTTCTGTAACTTCTGCCTGTTTTAATACTTACAAGGTTACCTGTGATCAGACCATCTTTAACAAACATAACCTCCGGAGCATGGATCTCTTTCTTCTGATAGGTAAGATCTATTGTTGTAAGCAAAACTGTCCATCCGGGAAGATCCTTGTGGGTCTTTGCCTCTATGACCGTAACACCGTTAACCTTTACCTGCGGGTTTTTCACCACATTTCTTTTAACATACTTCGTAAGTTTTTTCGTATCCGGTACATTATTCGCGTTCAATGCGATCGTTGCGATCAATGTGCTCGTCAACAATTTCGACATCAATGACATTATCGTCTCCTTTGTGTGTATGATAGTTTGTTCGTTCAGGTGTTATTTTAGCCACAAATTGTAAATAAACCGTGTAAAGCAGCGCACCTATTCCCATAAAGTCACTGACAACTCCGGGAAGGATAAGCAAGATCGCTCCGGTGAAGTATGCCATGTTGGCATCCTGAAACCTCTTCAGGTCAAGTTTCCCTTGCTGAAGCGACTGCATATTGCCCATCACTGCATAAGGAGATTGCTTCAAAAGCGTAACTCCTGCAAAGATCGATGCAATGATCCAAACAGTCGACCAGAGTGCACCGATGATCTCAAGCATCTTCAAAGAGAAATAGATCTCCAAAAAAAGATAAGGGATCAGAATAACAATTAACATAATCTCTCTTCCACAAGAGAGAGGATCTCCTCTGCTGCGATCTCCTCTTTTATCATACCGTCCCTTGTCACAAATTCGACCAGTCCATCTGCCAGTTTCTTCCCTATAACAATCGAATAGGGAATACCGATCAGTTCATAGTCTTTCATCTTTGCACCAAACCTGTCCTTACGATCATCAAAGAGTACATCAATCCCTTTGTCAAGCATCGTTTCATAGAGCTTTTCCCCCAGTGCCATTTGCGCTTCATCTTTAATGTTTGACACCATAATGTGCAGATCAAATGGTGCAGACTCCCTGGTCCAGATACACCCTTTGTCATCATGATTCTGTTCTATGATCGCCGCAATCAGACGGCTAACACCGATACCGTAGGTCCCCATGACCATCGGTTGAGCTTTTCCGTTCTCATCAAGAAAAGTACACCCTAATGGTTCAGAATAACGCGTACCCAGCTGAAAGATGTGACCCGCTTCGATCCCTTTGGTATAACGTAACGGCGCACCACAGCAACTGCAGAGATCACCTTCCTGCACGGCAACCAGGTCTTTATAGTCAGCATCTACACCTTTAAAACTGTTACCGACAAGATGGTAGTCTGTCTCATTGGCACCGCAGATCATTGATGTAGCCTCTTTAAGATTATTGTCCAGAACAACACGTACCCCTTCAGGTACTACTGTCGGCCCCATATAGCCGGCAACCAGTCCGATTTCCGCCAACTCCTCTTCAGTAACATCAACAAGCTCGTTTGCATTGACCGCGTTGCAGGCTTTAACCTCCTGAAGTTCATCTGAACCTCTGAGAGCAAAAAGCACGATCTGACTTCTACCTTCATCATAAAGTGCCTTTTTGGCCACTGTTTTCACAAGGTAGTACGGATCGACCCTGAAAAACTTTGCAAGATCTTCGATAGTCATGGTATTTGGCGTATAGAACTTTGCAAAAAGTGCCTCAGGTGCTTCCGCTTCACACGGCTTTTCTTTTCGTACTGCCGCTTCAATATTCGCCCCGTATTCACAGGCATCACAGACTACAATAGTGTCTTCTCCGCTGTCAGCCAATACCATAAATTCTTTGGAACCAGAACCCCCGATAGCACCAGAGTCCGCTTCTACCACTCTGAACTCCAGCCCCAGGCGATTAAAGATCTTTTTGTAAGTCTCCTCCATCAGATCGAACTCACGTTTCATGTCACATTCATCGGCATGGAAACTGTAGCCGTCCTTCATCAGGAATTCACGTCCCCGCATCAAACCGAAACGCGGCCTTATCTCATCACGGAACTTTAGGTTGATCTGGTAGAGGTTCAGAGGTAACTGCTTGTAACTTTTTACACTCTGGCGTACCAAGTTGACCATCATCTCTTCATGGGTCGGTCCAAGCACGAACTCATTCTCTTTGCGGTCTTTAAAACGCAAAAGCTCTTTACCATACTTTTCATAACGGCCGCTCTCTTTCCAAAGAGATGCAGGTGTTACGAAAGAGAGGCTTACTTCCTGGCAGCCGGCCTTGTCAAGCTCCTCTTTAACAACACGCTGCACTCGCTCCAGCACTCTTTTTCCCAATGGTAGAAAATTGTATAGACCGCTTCCTCCCACAGACTGGATGAACCCTCCGCGGATTAGATAGATATGACTCGCCAATGTCGCATCATGGGGAGTCTCTTTGGTTGTCGGTACTAATAATCTTGAAAATCTCACGCGTTGTATCCTTTACTATGATGATCGTTCTTATACTGTTTTAGATCCACATGTTCTGTATCGATATTGAACATCTTCTTAACCGCTTCGATACAGTTGGCATTCTTTTTCTCTGTGGAGGAGGCTCTGAGATTCTGCGTCGGATCATGCAGAAACCGGTTGAACATCTGTTCTGCCATCTTTCGCATATTTTTCTCATACTCTTTGGGTACAAATCCTTTTTTCAGTGCCCTTGCCATCTCTTTTTCAATCGCTTCAGAAACATGCTCCCGCATCTGTTTGATAACCGGTTCTATAGAGAGTGCTCTCAGCCATGTATAGAACTCATCTGTATACCGCTTGACTATCTCTGTTGCACGAATAGCCTGCTCCTGACGCATGGCATGGTTTTCATTGGAGATACTGCGCAGATCATCAATGCGGAAAAGCTCTAATTTTGGAAGATCCATATCAGCGATATCTCTTGGGATTGCCATGTCAAACCAGTGTCTTGGCAGTGTTTCATTTTCTATCATCTCCTGTGTAATAACAGGGTCAGATGATGATGTAGCAGAAAAAAGCAGTCGATAGCGGTTAATATACTTTGGAAGATTCTCCATTGTATCGGCTTTGACATTCTCCCCCAGATTGTCTGCAACACGCTGTACTTTCTCAAGGTCACGCCCTATCAGCACAACATCACACCCTACTCTAAGCAGATGTTTGGCAGCCAGTACCCCCATCTCTCCTGCACCTACAACAATACCCTTCATCCCCTGAATATTGTCTCCAAGCAGTTTGTGTGCCTGGGCAACAGCTACTGAAGCGATAGAAACAGGGTTTTGGGAGATGTTGGTAGCATTTCTCACTTCTGCTGCACATTTGACAGCATAAGAGATGACACGGTTAAGCTTGCGCCCCGCCGTACCGTTTTGAAAAGAGAGTTTGAAGGCATCTTTGACCTGTCCTGTAATCTGTGACTCTCCCACAACCAGAGAGTCTAAAGAAGAGACAACCGAAAAGATATGCTCAATCGCCTCTTCATCATCGTAACGTTTAGCTGTATTCTTAAGCTCATAAAAACTTAAATCACTCTTCTGGCTCATTAATCCGAGCACTGCATGAAAACTGGAAAAGTTGTCCCGTGTTGCAAGTATGATCTCCACACGGTTGCAGGTTGAAACAATGAACACTTCATGAATGAACTCAAAATGAGTCAATTGGTCAAGAATGGTCTTCACCTCTTCATGATTGGCAAATGCCAGCTTCTCACGCATCATCAGCTCACAGTTCTTATGCGAAAAACTTACTACCTGGTAGTACATTAAAACTCCCTGTCAATCATTTCCATAGCAATTTCCGAGAGAGCATCTTCTCCAAGAGCATTCATCAGCTCTACTGCCTCATCAATGAGCTCTCTTGCCTGTGCATGACACTTGATCAGTATCTGCTTCTCTTCCATCTGATGCATGATCCACATCTGTTCTTTGGGATCAAGCACTTTTTTATGCAGTGATCGAAGTTTCTTCCTGTCAGTATCATCCAGAGTTTCATAGAGATAGATATATGGCAGTGTCGTTTTCCCTTCAACAAAATCATGCAGTGCAGGTTTACCCAAAGTCGTACTGTCAGCAGTAATATCCAACAGGTCATCAACCATCTGAAATGCCAATCCAAGGTTACGTCCGTAGATCATAAACGGCTCTTTGGGTTTGCCTGCAAGCACTGCTGCTGCACCTGCACTCGCTTCAATAAGCGAGGCAGTCTTTTGGTAGATCATCTCAAGATAAACCTCTTTGTCCACATTGAAGGTTTTTGAGAGTGAAACATCCTTGAGCTCTCCAAGACTCAACTGTACAACGGCATTGGAGACGATCTTAGCCACTTCTGTGGAGATATTATTCAGTTCAAAGAAACCTTTGGAATAAAGAATGTCTCCCAACATGATCGCAGTTTTGTTGCCGTACAGTGCATTGAGAGAAGGTTTGTTTCGGCGTATATATGCATCATCGATCACATCATCATGTAACAGACTGGCTGCATGGATCATCTCTACGATCGCAGCTGTTTTCACTACGGGGAGACTTCCTCCCGCTATTCTTAAAATAAGTTTCGCACGCAGACGTTTTCCACGGGGAAGTCTCGTATAGAGTGAAGCAACCTCTTTGTCGTTCAATTCACCAACAAACTGCTCTATTTTTCTCTCAACGGCACTCAACATTACTGTTCCTTAACTTATTCGCACTGTGTAACAATGTTACCTACAAGTTCAATGAAAATAGAAGCAACTCTACTGTCAACATCTTTATCTATGACCAATGCTTTGATCTGTGCTTCAAGCTCCTCATCCAGACCGCGCTCTTCAAGCATCTTTTCAGCCACAGCCAGGCGACGGAACACCTTCTCGATCTCCATCTCTACAATGTTTTGGTTAGCTGTTTTGGCAATGCTGAAATAGTTCTCTTTTGGTGAACTTACCATAAAATCATCTTCGTCATCAAATATATTCATATTCTATTCCTTATATATAGTCTTAACAAGGAAATTATTATAGCCAAATAGGTTTAATCTATATATGTCTCTATGGGTTTTGGCTCTCCCAGATAGTATCCCTGTACATAATCGATCTCCAATGAACGTACTTCATTATATATCTCTTCACTGGAAACAAACTCTGCAACAAGTTTATATCCAAAAGTCTCAGAGAGCTTCTTAAGAGAGGAGAGAACGGCTTTTGTACGCTTCGGACTTGTCAACAGCTCATGGATCAGACTGCCGTCGATCTTCAAGATATCTACATCCAGTCTGATCAGATAATTGTAGTTAGAGTAACCGCTTCCAAAATCATCTATAGCAATTTTTGAACCAAAAGTTTTTAACTGCTGAAAAACCAGTGCAACTTCATCGTAATCCTGAATTTCGTGGTTTTCTACTATCTCGAAAGTGAGTCTGTCTGCAATATTTTTATGACGATATAGTTTTTTTGTGATAAGTTTCAGCATATCTTCATTGTGGAGATCATCAAGATCCAGATTAATAGATACTTTGATCTCCGGGTACTTATCCAAAACATTAAAGACCTCATTGAGTACCAGCTTGCTCATCTTGATATATTGCGTTGTCCCCCTGATCGTATCCAGGAAATAGTATGGCGAAATAAGCTTTTGCGGATCCTCTTTGTCGATCAAACGTACCAAAGCTTCATATTTGTCAATTTTCTGTGTTTCTGTATTGAAGATAGGCTGGTATAGACAGGTGATACGCTGCTCTTCCAGTGCGTTTCTGATATAATCTATATTATATCTCACTTCGTCAGCTTCTATATCATCAATAATTTCCAGTCCGTTCTTTCCTCTGCTTTTGACCTTCAGAAGCTTTTCATCCAAGAACCTGTAGATATTATCTATGGATTTTGCATCTTCAGGTGTGACAATGGCACTCATTGAAAGTGTAAGGGAGATAACCTCATTATCGACCAGAAAGCGTTTTTTGTTTAAACCTTTAAATACTTTTTCGGCTGTTTCTTTCAAGTTACAGCTTCCTTTTTCAACCACTGCAAAAAACTCACTCCCTCCAATATGTATCACTCGAGACTCATTAGGCAAAAGTTCTGTCATCTCTTCGGTAAACTGTTTCAGGACCCTGTTTCCGGAAGCATACCCGTATCGGTCATTGACCTGTTTAAATCCATCTATATCAACCATCATAGCATCATACCTGTTGACCTGCCTGGTATCAAAGAACTCTTTCAGGTAGAGCTTGGTATATGCAGAAGTTACCGGGTCTATCAATATATTTTTCCTCAGTTTATGAAAACTGTATGCCAGATAGGCCAAGAAGATCAGACTGGCAATCAAAAACCACTGCATCAATGTCACAATAAATACAATGGGGGAATTAAAATCATTGAGGTAGTCACCATACTCTTTGGAAAGATCCATAACCAAGAGAGCCTGGGTCTGATGCTCTTTGACAATCGGATAAACCAGTGAAAGCCAAACCTCTTCAACCCCTTCGGACTGTTTGATTATCTGTGGCTTCTGTGTCTCATAGACCCTGTCAAAAAGTTTGCTTTTTGGAAAAAAGATCGTATTGTACTCAACAGGGTCTTCCAGTGTTCCATCAAGCAAAAAACGGTAATGTCCCTTTTTATCTTTATAAATGAGGAAAATATACTGAAACTCTTTTGTCAAGAAGGCATGGAGGGTTTTATTAAGGGTATGCCTCTTCTGAGGGTGTGTCTCCAGATACGATTTAAGTGCAGCAGCCCCCGTTTCAGACTGAATATATTGTGCGATTCTCTGGGCATACTGTTTTGCTTTATAAATCTCCGTATTTTTAAGTTTCTCGGTACTCTCAGCGATCGAATATTGTAGATAGATCGCAAAGAGAGTCAGCAGCCCCATTATGAGAAAAATATATTTATTGGTATGCCTGGAGATCATAGTGCATCAACCAAAAAGTTTTTATACTCTTTTGGCAGAGTAATATTGTGTTTGTCCAGACGATTTTTAATAAACAACAGCTGTGACCGCCCTTTTCGCCAGTAGAATGCTCCTACCGCTTCTGGAGAAAGCTTCAAAAGGCGATAATCTGTCACAAACAAAACAGGTTCTCTCTCTTTGTTACGCATATTCTCTCTTTCTCCTCTGATCTTAGAGAGTGTCGAACGGTTTGTAACCAAAATGACATCTGCCTTTTCCGGATCCCTAGATAAAAAAATTCTTTTTGAATAGGCAAACACTTGCCTGTATTCCCTATCATCCGTAAACACACGTATCACCGGCTTAGGTACCAGTACAGAAAATATCTGATGGTATATTTTCAGGGTACTCTCCCTTTCCAATGCATGAAGCTGCCCATACAACAGCATAAGAACAGTCAGGATCTTTTTCAAAACAGATACTCCATCTCAATGGTAATACGCTGATCTGTCGGAGAGATCTGTAAAGGAGTCAGCAGGGTTGATGTTACAGGGTCAACTCTAAACAGCGTTGACTTTTTGGCTTTGTCAAGAAGATTTTCTCCTTTGAGCGTCAGAGTAAGTTCCTCACTGATATTCCAGGAGACTGCACAGGTCAGATCGAAATAGTTTTTCCAGTCAAGACTGTTACTGTGCCATACTATACCATTGTAAAAATCCAGTTTTTCATAAGCATTTGTCAAACTGAGGTATCCGCTTACATCTTCCAGTTTGTCTAAATTAAAAATATCTTTATAGCGTGCATAATAAAGCTGCATGTTCACTTTATTATTCAGATCAATATCGTAATCATAGTTCATGACTGCAAAGAAGTACTTTGTTTCTCCCGATGCATCCGGGGTATCATTTTGCACAAGTCCATCTTCATCCTGCATCATAAGCAGCATTAACCTCAGACGATAGTTCTCATCACTATAGGCAATTTCCTGGGTAATACCCAGTGTGGTCTGCGGTTCTATGTCCTGAAGATTTGAAATATCCAAATAACGCACAAAGGGTTCCAAAGCAAACTGGGTACGATAGAGATACGCCTTATAACTCCAGTGCTCGCTGCTGTAGATATATCCTAAACGCAGCTGCAAAAGCGAATCACTCTCCACCCCTCCGTTTCTTGAAATATGATTATAAGATGCCCCTAGTGTCACAAGCTGCCGATCACTAAACGCATACTGGTCCTGAAAAAAGACCGAAGCTATCCTTTCTTCTGTAAAAGGAGATGTTAAAGCATCCTCCCCATCCCTTTCAAACGAATCAAGCTTTTTGTACCTCCCTTTGATGCCAGCCGTAATACGGTTCCTTCCTATAGTTTCCTTGTAAGTCACCTCTGCCGTATAGGTACTGTTCTTGTATACACCGTTGAAAGTATTCGCACCCAGGGCATCTGACCAGAGCAAAGGCAGATCATCTGCCTGTACCATTTCTGTTTTCAGCCAGTCATAGGCAAACTGGGCACGCCAGTGTGTATCAAAAACTATTCCATAATCCAAATGCAAATTGAGATAGTCTATTTGTGAAACCAACGGTGTGGCATCCCAACTCATACCCGCAAGGCTGTCAGTATCTTTTTTCATGACCTGCAGATGAAAGACCTGATCTTCCGTTTTTACATAAGAGAAAAGCTGCATACGTTCAAAGTCCCTGCTTAGAGGTGTAGCGGTTCCGT
Coding sequences within it:
- a CDS encoding TonB-dependent receptor plug domain-containing protein; protein product: MKKRVVKGSLVFLWLLSTAVGHAENVESILQEYNQKNALSQKTIDENKGHLVLFTREKLEKMHAKTLKDVFKATPVIYYHENRYGLPDPLTSGGLEPYRSNFVRLYVDGVEVTQGWMGSGLMLYGDVNIDFVDHIEFYYAIPSFDTSVEPAYLTIFLYSKDPKRDSGGKLDLVEGSRGYNSQSVSYGQQTKDLSYMINFSHTDAKRETIANGTATPLSRDFERMQLFSYVKTEDQVFHLQVMKKDTDSLAGMSWDATPLVSQIDYLNLHLDYGIVFDTHWRAQFAYDWLKTEMVQADDLPLLWSDALGANTFNGVYKNSTYTAEVTYKETIGRNRITAGIKGRYKKLDSFERDGEDALTSPFTEERIASVFFQDQYAFSDRQLVTLGASYNHISRNGGVESDSLLQLRLGYIYSSEHWSYKAYLYRTQFALEPFVRYLDISNLQDIEPQTTLGITQEIAYSDENYRLRLMLLMMQDEDGLVQNDTPDASGETKYFFAVMNYDYDIDLNNKVNMQLYYARYKDIFNLDKLEDVSGYLSLTNAYEKLDFYNGIVWHSNSLDWKNYFDLTCAVSWNISEELTLTLKGENLLDKAKKSTLFRVDPVTSTLLTPLQISPTDQRITIEMEYLF